One window of Tachyglossus aculeatus isolate mTacAcu1 unplaced genomic scaffold, mTacAcu1.pri scaffold_87_arrow_ctg1, whole genome shotgun sequence genomic DNA carries:
- the LOC119924203 gene encoding 60S ribosomal protein L26-like — protein MKFNPFVTSDRSKNRKRHFNAPYHIQRKIMSSPLSKELRQKYNVRSMPIRKDDEVQVVRGHYKGQQIGKMVQVYRKKYVIYIERIQREKANGTTVHVGIHPSKVLITRLKLDKDRKKILERKAKSRQVGKEKGKYKEETIEKMQE, from the coding sequence ATGAAGTTCAATCCTTTCGTGACTTCTGACCGCAGCAAGAACCGCAAGAGACACTTCAATGCGCCCTATCACATTCAGCGGAAAATCATGTCATCTCCTCTTTCCAAGGAGCTGAGACAAAAATACAATGTCCGCTCCATGCCCATCAGAAAGGATGATGAAGTCCAGGTGGTGCGGGGACACTACAAAGGTCAGCAGATCGGCAAGATGGTGCAGGTTTACAGGAAGAAGTACGTCATCTACATCGAGCGCATCCAGCGGGAGAAGGCCAACGGCACAACCGTCCACGtgggcatccaccccagcaaggTGCTCATCACCAGGCTAAAACTGGACAAAGATCGCAAAAAGATCCTTGAACGCAAGGCCAAGTCTCGCCAGGTTGGCAAGGAGAAGGGCAAATACAAAGAAGAAACCATCGAGAAGATGCAAGAATAA